The following are encoded in a window of Phycisphaerae bacterium genomic DNA:
- a CDS encoding GDSL-type esterase/lipase family protein produces MRIALFFADGRAYFLGIALVIIGLLVLAAGKKRKPSRRIRIVLAARVLLIMGVLFILLSATPAPIWFYGLWFITIVAWLIHQSEPMLKREVGIALRIGSLLFCLAAAGMEIPHRLLPKLEPQGQEKVYVIGDSLSAGMGTEEMTWPKVLAAGVPVEIVDLSAAGATAGTAMEQAKRVPPGPAIIVIEIGGNDLLGGTPGHVFENDLRRLLETLSGDSRRLVMFELPLPPFFNKYGRIQRRLASEFDVALIPKRILSDVIGSARGTLDGLHLSDDGHRQIAETVRRVVNLPEPRGVPAS; encoded by the coding sequence ATGCGCATAGCCTTATTCTTCGCCGACGGGCGGGCGTACTTCCTGGGAATAGCGCTCGTCATCATCGGGCTGCTCGTGCTGGCGGCCGGCAAGAAACGCAAACCTTCAAGACGAATTCGCATCGTTCTGGCGGCTCGCGTCCTTCTGATCATGGGGGTCTTGTTTATTCTTCTTTCCGCTACACCCGCTCCCATATGGTTCTATGGTCTGTGGTTCATCACGATCGTCGCGTGGCTCATCCATCAGTCGGAGCCCATGCTGAAGCGCGAAGTCGGGATTGCTCTGCGGATCGGCTCGCTGCTGTTCTGTCTTGCCGCGGCTGGGATGGAGATTCCGCACCGGCTGCTGCCGAAGCTCGAACCGCAAGGACAGGAAAAAGTGTACGTCATCGGCGACTCGCTCAGCGCGGGCATGGGGACCGAGGAGATGACATGGCCCAAGGTGCTTGCGGCGGGCGTGCCCGTGGAGATCGTGGACCTGTCGGCCGCCGGGGCGACGGCCGGCACCGCCATGGAGCAAGCCAAGCGCGTGCCGCCGGGCCCGGCCATCATCGTGATCGAGATTGGCGGCAATGACCTTCTCGGGGGAACGCCCGGGCACGTTTTTGAAAATGATCTTCGCCGACTTCTTGAGACGCTGAGCGGCGATTCCCGCCGGCTGGTCATGTTTGAACTACCTCTTCCTCCTTTCTTTAACAAGTACGGACGCATTCAGCGTCGGCTGGCGTCAGAGTTCGACGTCGCCCTGATCCCCAAGCGCATCCTGTCCGACGTGATCGGCTCGGCACGCGGCACGCTCGACGGCCTGCACCTGTCCGACGACGGCCACCGGCAGATCGCCG